From Serratia fonticola:
ACAAACTGCCGCTGAAGCAGTTTTGCCCGCATCCGGCGCTGCTGCATGTGGAACCTTTCGAGCCGATTATCGATGAAGATCTGGCGCCGGGCGATATCTTGTATATTCCGCCGGGCTTCCCGCACGACGGCTTTACCCACCAAACCGCGCTCAACTATTCCGTTGGCTTCCGTGGCCCTAACGGCAGGGATTTAATCAGCAGCTTCGCGGACTATGCGCTGGAAAACGATCTCGGGGGCGAGCATTACAGCGATCCTGATTTAACCTGCCGGGAACATCCAGGCCGGGTTGAAGAGTATGAGCTCGATCGCCTGCGTGGGATGATGACGGATCTGATTAATCAGCCGGAAGATTTTAAACAGTGGTTTGGCCGCTTCGTGACCACGCCACGCCACGAGTTGGATATCGCCCCAGCGCAACCACCTTACGAGCAGGATGAGGTTATCGAAGCGTTGATGGACGGTGCCGTCCTGACTCGCCTGAGTGGCTTAAGAGTGCTGGAGGTGGGGGGCAGCTTCTTTATCAACAGCGAACGCCTGGATACCGTCGAGCCTAACGCCGCCGATGCCCTATGCCGTTACACTATCGTCGGTAAGCAAGAGTTAGGTGAGGCGCTGCAAAACCCGGCGTTCGTTGCCGAGTTAACCGGCCTGGTTAATCAGGGTTATTGGTTCTTCGACGAGTAAGCGTATTGCCCATCGTGGCTTCCAGCAGAGTGTATCCTGGAAGCCGCGTTATCAACCTCCGCGTGCTTACGCTGGATCCGGTACTCACGATAAGATCAATATCTTGATGGGATATTATTTATTGCTTTAAGCAAGCCCTTATCCGTCACGATATAATTTCCGGTTTTCAACTGTGCCAGGATTTTCATAATACTGCTGCGTGAAAGAAAAGTACGGCTCTTAATATAGGAAACGATGCTGACGCTGTTTCTGATTTCTTCCGGTTCACCCATTAACTCAAAGAGTTGATAACAGATGATTTCATAGGACGAGAGTGACGAAATCTTGGTGCAATGGTCATAGACCCGGGTTGCCGTATAAATTAACAGGGTAGATAAACTTTGCCAGAGATCTTCTTTGGCAATGATTTTATTGGCCTCTTCAATGGAGATAACGCTGACCTCTGAGGACTCCTGGGTTCGAATATAGAGATAGTCAGCCTCTAGCAGTTGTGTGCTGATGCCAAAGAGGTAGGGCGCAGACTCTGAGTTCAACACCATGCCATCAATGTTGCGATACAGCGTCACGCTACCTTTGTGCAGCAGAAAACAGTGATGCTGCCCGCCTGCAATGTAGTTAAGTGATTGCCTGTTTTTTGTTTCAACCTTGTTGGCGTGTGGCGAGAGATGCCGCAAGAGTAGTTCGATTTCGGCCAAGGGCTTTTTATGTATCATATTACAATCGTATGTAATAGAAGGTTTTATTTCGTTGCTCACCTTGATTCCCTCCGTGGCGCGCGGTTAGCCACCAGCAATGTATAGCTAGTCTTTCAAAAGGGAGGATTATGCTAATTTTAATGGGTTTTAAAAGTTATTTAAGGGTGTAAAATTACACCGAGAAAAAGCTTGAATATCCTCGCGCTATCGTATCAGAATAATCCCAGTATTTTAATTTTTATGATGGGCTGTGTTTGCCTTATTAAAGCATATCGTATAAGCCCATTAGTCTATTCCTGCATGCAAATTGCAAGGGTCTTAATTCTGTTAACTGTTAGTGGTGAATCTGTTTTTTAGCTAAAAAAGATTTTTCCCTGACTGAATAGATTTGTTAAAGGATGTAAACATTGAACGTTGTCTTTGAGGATAGCTATACTTTGTATCGTATCGGTATGGAGTGGTTGCTGGCGGATTTATTTGGCCACAGTGAACAAGTCCATTTTAACGTACTGGATAGTGATTCTATTAAGCACGCCAACATCATCGTCAAGAATTTTTCTGCAGGTGAGCAATTTCTCTGCCAACCGATGATCAAAATGCGCCCACAAGGTTGCCTGCTGATTGGGATAGTTGAAGGAGAGACTGAAATAGCCTACGGACAACTCCCCTTATGCCAGTCAAATAGTGTTTTTATCAACCGTTCAGACTCTCGGGATAAAGTAGCGGATCTTGTTATGCAGGGTTGGTTGCGTAGCCTGCTAGAGACGCAAGCTCCGGCCAAGCTAAACTGCCAGGTTTGTAAGCACCAGACGCTAACAGTGCAGCAGGCTAGCTTCGCTACGCGTTTTTATCTGGGGGAAGAGACTCATGCTATCGCCAGAAAGATGAAGATCAGTACTAAAACGGTGAGTTCACATAAGTATCTCATCATGAAGAAGTTTAACGTTGGCACCGATCAAGACCTGCTGACCTTGCTCCACTTGCTAAAAAATCAGCTCATTATTCCCAACGTCTTCAAAGAATGCTTAAACCTTTGCCGAATTGAGTGTGCCAACGTTGTCGCTTGGTCGCCTTTTGCAGGTACGCGTAGAAGGTATTGATATGCTAAATTGAAAGCAGATCACCTTCTACGCTGACAGGTTTTATGAGTATAAAAGAACAACATGGCGATGATGACTTTGCTGCGACAGTCGAACTGTTCGAAAAGCTGTGCCCCCATGTCACCTTTGAGGTTGTCCTACCAGGAACCCGGCTTTACCTGTTTAAAGAGGGTGAGCCGTACTGTTATCTGATACGCAGCGGCATTTGCAAATTGCATCATGGGCCTGATGAAATTTTAATCAACGTCATGTATGTACCCAGCATCATTGGTGTGGGAGGGGCTTTGGCGGCCAACGCTGCACTGTTTTTACATCCACAGACGACCTCAGAGATAGCAACCGTTCCTACCCAGGAAATCAGGCAAATTATTGCTCGTGACAATTTATGGGAACAGCTGTCTAGGCATATTTACCGGGTTACCAACCGGTTCTTCATGTTGAGTAGCTACCTCAATGCCCCTACCGCGTACGAGATCCTCCGCTTTCAACTGTTGGAGTTGATGCACGAACCGGCTGAATTCAGAGAGAATATTTCTGCGGCACAGTATATTCAGCAAAAAACGCGCCTGTCCCGCAGCAGCATTATGAAAATCCTCTCGCAGCTTAAGCAAGGGGGATTTGTTAAGCTGGATAACGGTATCCTGAAAGAAATCTGCCATTTGCCGCTTAAGTATTAAAACAGCGGCCTATCTTCCTCGTTAAAACCTGTGCCAACCCAAACCTGGCGCAGGTTTATCTTTAATAACCTTCCCCAGAGCCTGTATGCCAGTAGTTAATTGAGAGCTATTATTATCTGCTTTTTATTGCCAACGGTAATATCATGATTTTTATCATTTAAAAGTTATCTGAAGGGGCGGTTTGGCGTTATTAAAAAAGAGAGTTAAGCGGTGTAAAATTACACCAACAAACATCTTGAGGATCTTGCCATTTTAAACGAGAATGTTCTTAGGTGATAACGAGTGAGGTTGTTAATAACTGCTCTATCCCCTGCGTCTGAATACAAAACCTTACTAAGAAAGAAGTTCCTTATTGGTTGGGTAATTTATATTACTAGTTACAAACCTAAACTGGCATGGAAATTCAGATATTAAAAATCTTATTATCTCTATTGGAGATGGTCACGATTTTGTTTTGTCCGGAGCCAAGTTTAATATACTCAAGGAAAATTGTTATGAAAAAGAATCTGATCGCTGTAGCTGTGCTGATTTCTTCTGCATTTTGTGTTTCTGCTAACGCAGCTGAAGGCCAGGTGAATTTCACTGGTTCACTCATTCCTACTGGTTGTACGGTAACTAACAGTCCGGCGAATCCATTGGAAGTATTCCTCGGTAATTTACCTGTAACTTCATTTGGTGCTGCTGGTACCACTTCTGCGGCAAAAGTAGTTGCTCTTAACGTTACTGCTTGCCCGGCAACAACCGCTAACGTGACGTTTGATGGTGCTTATGATAGTGGCAACCCTCAAGTACTGGCTCTGACTGCTGGTGGTGCAACAGGTGTAGGTATCCAACTGTTAGACAGTGCTGACAACGTAGTGACATTGGGTACTGCTTCTGAACCATACACTCTGACTGCTGGCGATAACACCCTGAACTTCAAAGCGCAGTATATCGCGACGGTTGCCTCTACTGCCATGACAGTGGGTGCAGCTAACGCTGTAGCTTTATTTAACATCAGCTACAACTAAGTTGTGGGGTGCCTTGTAGGTGCCAGATGATTATTTCGAGCCGGCGCTTGTTTGCCGGCTTTTCTTCTCTTTAATGGATCCTGACTATGAAATTTATTCCTACCACGCTGTTAGTCACCTTGCTGGCGACCGCCAGTGTGGCTCAGGCCGGTATAGTTGTAGGTGGCACGCGGCTGATTTATGACGGCGGCAAGAAGGAGTCTTCACTGAGCGTCAACAACCCGGACAAAACACCGTACCTGATCCAGAGCTGGATCGAGACCACT
This genomic window contains:
- a CDS encoding cupin domain-containing protein translates to MAYQLNLNWPEFLEKYWQKQPVVLKNAFPNFVDPITPDELAGLAMEVEVDSRLVSQTHGQWQASHGPFEHFDNLGETGWSLLAQAVNHWHAPSAELVTPFRVLPDWRLDDLMISFSVPGGGVGPHIDQYDVFIIQGMGSRRWRVGDKLPLKQFCPHPALLHVEPFEPIIDEDLAPGDILYIPPGFPHDGFTHQTALNYSVGFRGPNGRDLISSFADYALENDLGGEHYSDPDLTCREHPGRVEEYELDRLRGMMTDLINQPEDFKQWFGRFVTTPRHELDIAPAQPPYEQDEVIEALMDGAVLTRLSGLRVLEVGGSFFINSERLDTVEPNAADALCRYTIVGKQELGEALQNPAFVAELTGLVNQGYWFFDE
- a CDS encoding winged helix-turn-helix transcriptional regulator: MSNEIKPSITYDCNMIHKKPLAEIELLLRHLSPHANKVETKNRQSLNYIAGGQHHCFLLHKGSVTLYRNIDGMVLNSESAPYLFGISTQLLEADYLYIRTQESSEVSVISIEEANKIIAKEDLWQSLSTLLIYTATRVYDHCTKISSLSSYEIICYQLFELMGEPEEIRNSVSIVSYIKSRTFLSRSSIMKILAQLKTGNYIVTDKGLLKAINNIPSRY
- a CDS encoding helix-turn-helix transcriptional regulator, with amino-acid sequence MNVVFEDSYTLYRIGMEWLLADLFGHSEQVHFNVLDSDSIKHANIIVKNFSAGEQFLCQPMIKMRPQGCLLIGIVEGETEIAYGQLPLCQSNSVFINRSDSRDKVADLVMQGWLRSLLETQAPAKLNCQVCKHQTLTVQQASFATRFYLGEETHAIARKMKISTKTVSSHKYLIMKKFNVGTDQDLLTLLHLLKNQLIIPNVFKECLNLCRIECANVVAWSPFAGTRRRY
- a CDS encoding winged helix-turn-helix transcriptional regulator — its product is MSIKEQHGDDDFAATVELFEKLCPHVTFEVVLPGTRLYLFKEGEPYCYLIRSGICKLHHGPDEILINVMYVPSIIGVGGALAANAALFLHPQTTSEIATVPTQEIRQIIARDNLWEQLSRHIYRVTNRFFMLSSYLNAPTAYEILRFQLLELMHEPAEFRENISAAQYIQQKTRLSRSSIMKILSQLKQGGFVKLDNGILKEICHLPLKY
- a CDS encoding fimbrial protein, encoding MKKNLIAVAVLISSAFCVSANAAEGQVNFTGSLIPTGCTVTNSPANPLEVFLGNLPVTSFGAAGTTSAAKVVALNVTACPATTANVTFDGAYDSGNPQVLALTAGGATGVGIQLLDSADNVVTLGTASEPYTLTAGDNTLNFKAQYIATVASTAMTVGAANAVALFNISYN